DNA from Scheffersomyces stipitis CBS 6054 chromosome 1, whole genome shotgun sequence:
TCTTCGATAAGAATTGGAATGAAATCGAAGGGTATAAATTCGACAATTCTGATATAACATATCCTTGCATCTTACCTATCAAGAATACCGTCGTTAGttctctgaaaaatttggGAATTGAAGACCCACGAATTTTGCTTCGTACCTTTCAGAATGAAACTACTAGACAAATGGAGCAGGAACCTGTTATTGTATATAATTCAAAGCATGAGGGTATTAAGAGACGAGTCTTTGTATATAGACCTTTCCAGAATGCTCATTCTGACATTATGTTGAAATCCAATAGCTTCAAATTGAGAAAcacagaaaagaattggGCTCCCTTCTTTGACACTGACAATCCTAAAGATATCTTCCTAATTTACCAGTTCAGCCCTCTTGCGATTTTGAGATGTTCTCTTGACACTGGGAACTGCGAACTCACGGATAAATCACTATCCGATGAAATAAACGCAGCCACAAAAAGTAAGATGGGCAGTTTAAGAGGAGGATCCAATTTGATAGAAGTCCCGCCAGCTATCGTGCCCAAGGAGTTGAATAGGAAGTTCTGGTTAGGCTTAGCCCGATCAACCAATCGTAAGACTGGATGTCTCAAAGTTGGATACCGCCCACATATAGTAATGCTTTCAAAACCTAAACATAAAAATGGTCGTTTCAGGTTTGACTACGTCAGTTCGCTTCTAGACTTCAGTATTACTCCAGAATTGTGGGATCCCAGAAAAAACGACTTCTGCAAGGATGGAAAGAGTGTACTCATACCCAATTCGATTGATTCGTGGAATTTCGTAAAATCAAGGTTTGAGGAGTTGGGACATGACTTAATGACAATTACTTTATCACAAGCAGATCGGTACAATGACGTGATATTTGTTAGAGGAATGTTGGATCATCTACGGGCAGTATTGAAAGGAGATGTTCGGAAGATGAGAGACCATTTCCAGCAAGAGAAGTCCGAGGAACAGAGTATCTATCTAAGTAAATGTTCCAATAGCTTGAGTGACAAATATTTCATATCCGCGGCTGAACAAGCAGCTCTGAGGAAGGCCGACAAGATGAACTAAGATTGCCAAGTTATGACCACCACGCTCCGAACCCTTTTTGGACTATACATTGCATATGACCTTACATGAAAGTCCATTGTTTCTATTTATAGGTAAATATGGGGTAGAAATAAACTGCAAACAGTCTCCACCGTTCTGCATCTTTAATGTCATTAGGTAAACGCAAGCTTCAGAGAGAGTTCACATCTTGTGTTCATATCTTGTGCAGCATTAGGTGTATTCTAAATATGGAAATCTATTAGCGCCAAGTGTGAGAAAAATAAATCATGGTCAACAAAAAATTTTAGCTTTATCAACAGAAAAGACTTAGCTATGCAGCAAGGAATCGTAACCGCAAAGTAATGGTTCTACTGCAATcccaaattcaaaatcctggtttgaaaagaagccGACACAACCAAAGTGCTTATTCTGTCTTCGAAGAGTTGCAACCTGGCTTAGCAATCTGCATTCGCAATCGCGCATCAAACCGCTATTCTGACCTTTGTGGACTTGAAAATTTTAGCGGAAAAAATATCTTTTTGttaagaaggaaagaaaaaatGAACTGGAACAATTGTATGCCTTTCTAATGCTATATCATTTGTCTTGTAGACGATTCGACGGATCATTAGCAATCTACGAAGTTTTGTTGCTTGCTTGGGTGATCTTAACTATGCGTAGATCATCAGCGGGTAATTTATGGGCGCTTAGAAAAGAGCGCCTATAAAGGCATATTTGATGAATCTAAATATGCACACCACGACAAAATATATGAGAGCTGCTTGATGGTTTTTGAGATATCGATATTATCACGTGATGCGGTACCAAGTACGTTCTCCAGAATCTTAAGCCAACAGACTAGCTCCATGGctctcaatttctttacAATACCCAAATCAATTCGATATCTTCACTTTTAGGATCTTTTAGAACAAGCTTGATACATTCGCCAGACATGTCCAAAGCCCGAAGTCGCAACAGTTTGCTTTCGTCAAGCAATCGGGCTCAGTTTGGCAATTCCACTCAGGATGAGCTTCTCAAGCTCAAATTTCTGATGGAAAAGCCCGATATCGGTTTGTATCCACTTAACGACCTAGACAATGGGGTTGACCTTAATGGAGACAATCTGCGATCCCAACACACTGCCGGTTCGGGCGTTTTGAGTGGCAACGAAGTCACGTATCCAGATTATAAGCCCTGGAAGGATCATACAGCCTTGCCcaacgacaagaaggaaCAAGAGCAccaaaagttgaacaatgCAGCCTATCTAAACAAGGGATATTTTGAGACTCCCGTTGTAGCTAATGAGTATTACTCGGCTCGGAATTTGATCCAAGCAACGGTTTTTTCGTCCACAGAAAACTGTAATGAGGTCCTCAAAGAACTTTCCCAGCATTTGGCCAATGCATACAAGACCAGGAAcgaaatcatcaacaaaatcaaatacgagtccaacaatttcaagatccCACCAAGAGTAACATTAACAGCCTCTAAGAAGGAATCTTGGTTGAAAGATCTTGCCAATCCTGATTTGGCTTTGCTGAAGATCGCAGAGAAAATCCCCCACGGTATCAGAAACAAGATTCTTATTGATGCCGTTTGCAACAAATCTGTTCCAATAAACAGAGCCTTGTGGTTCACTAAGTGTGTGCTATTTGGGGAACTAGTTGCTTTAAGAAGAAAACACCAGTCACGAATGTCTCTCAACAGTCCTATTCCGCAGTCTCTTGACATAAACACACCTGAAAAGTTCGAGATCCATTGGCTTCAAGAATGGACTCAGCAGGTAGCCGACTACATCTACAAATTTTCCAAAGAACTGCTGAACTTCAATACGATTGAGCGGAAGCAGTATTATATGAACAAAATGACCTACTTGCTAACGTATATCCAGGCATTGTATGTAGAGTTCTTGCTTGACAAGAGTTTCTTCTTAGCTCTCATAATCAAATTTCTAAAGGAGGGACTTCCTTTGGATCCGCTTCATGTATCAGAATTGCTATCCCTGACAAGATCAGAAACTGACGACCTTATCCAAGAGTCTTGGATTGAAGACCTAGACTTAAACTATGGTCAGAGACTATTTGCATTAACCCTTATCAAAATCTTCTGGAACGATATCCTCAAGTTTGATTATATCTGCAAGGAATTAAGCGAGACATTGCTCTTGAACTATCTCTTCATTCTGAAGATCAATGCCTATTCATTCAAACAGTCGCATGTTCAAAATCACAAGGCGTCCATTCCAGAGCCCTTGCGTCAAAAGATTCTCGACATGATTGGGGACACTATAACCTACCTCTTCAAGTTTAATACCAATGTCTTTATAATACCGAACTACTGGATGCTTATCAATGGAGTTCTCTTCACCATTTTGCTCAACAAGAATGTGACCAAGACAGAAGGcgaacttgatgaaataCTGAAACAGTTcgatttgatcaagtaCAGAAATGAAAGTTTGATCTTGAACATGAGAAACGTACAACCTTCTATAACAGACAGAGCAACTCCTAATTCtgctggaagaagaggGTCCTCAATATGGAACCAATCCTTCGTATCAGCTGCCGAATCGACTGCCACcaaaattgatatttttgaCAATGAAGCCACATTTATAAACCGAAGTTCAGatgatatcttgaagattaTAAGTCAATTGGATTCGTTAAAATTGAACGATGAGCttgccaacttcttgaaaccAGTTACTTCTTCCTCGGCTTTGACATCTACTGCAATAAAAGGTTGTCCTAAATGGAGGACAAATCTAAAGGTTGTACTTTATTGGTGTATTACCAGACATCGCAACTCCAGAGAATCCAGTGAAGACATTCTCATTATTTGTAATTTCCTCAAAAGAAAGGTATTGCAAACTCTTGGCCCAACTCGGAGTTCTAGTCAGTTGAAGGCAGAATTTGAGAGTGAAATATTGGACATAATCTATAATATTGCCGACACCAACTCCTCGAAGGTAGTGAATTATGACCTTTATGTTTTGATCAATGAGCTTTATCAACTTAAAGTTCTTACCATTGCATCTTACTTAAGAAAATTGATTGCTTCAGGTATATTTTATGTTGCTCCAGATGCCGAAGACAATATCCTTAATGACAATTCGAACCTGCTTGTCAAGACGCATCTTTCTATTCTTCAGAACTTGCCAGTAATTAACAATAGGCAATGTGACAGCATTCTCAAGAAATGGACTTCCACTgggttcaacttcaaagaaaagtttgaGATGGGACAGgagatcttgaaaagagagcTCATAGACAGAATTGTCAACAACACCTTTGATGACCAGTTCGAGTCGCATATTGTTTATGTCAAAGATCTTAATGTTGGATTGAAGTTCTTGCTAGTTAACTGGGTTACTAATGAACTAAAGTCAGCTATAACAGAATCCCCAAAGTTGATACACATAAACCCATTGATCATCAGCAATCTTTTTAACTTCTACTCTATCTGCGATAATTTGACCGTTTTTTTCAAAGTATTGGTTAAGttcattttgaagaatgaaggAGGAATGATAATTTTCTATTTGGAATCACTCTACTTGATTGCCAGATTGATCATAAAGCATTTCAAACTAGTCAAATTCATTGCAGGCAATAGCTACGGCTCAAATTCGACTGCCTACGAGCTATTCAAATTGATAATTCAGAATTATAAGGATTGCAAGACAAGAGAGTTTGATTACT
Protein-coding regions in this window:
- the RHD1 gene encoding phosphoenolpyruvate-dependent sugar phosphotransferase (phosphoenolpyruvate-dependent sugar phosphotransferase), whose translation is NRIPVWKFILLHEHIQLSHFLFGSVLLVVTVDIWEQSSSRIDAPPSNWLGTSISQSSPFSKLMLEQKYSQVQLSGYSIIENSPDLDYKTLECKDSYFEDNSSVRSSSPLRIGNSNDVKRVRDSVLELLRSGKDDTLKNCFQDKEDETEEYILEKKWYKFCGGSVWLDKFQVHYYTNRIVYSNFSRADKPNMSLVYIQIFDKNWNEIEGYKFDNSDITYPCILPIKNTVVSSSKNLGIEDPRILLRTFQNETTRQMEQEPVIVYNSKHEGIKRRVFVYRPFQNAHSDIMLKSNSFKLRNTEKNWAPFFDTDNPKDIFLIYQFSPLAILRCSLDTGNCELTDKSLSDEINAATKSKMGSLRGGSNLIEVPPAIVPKELNRKFWLGLARSTNRKTGCLKVGYRPHIVMLSKPKHKNGRFRFDYVSSLLDFSITPELWDPRKNDFCKDGKSVLIPNSIDSWNFVKSRFEELGHDLMTITLSQADRYNDVIFVRGMLDHLRAVLKGDVRKMRDHFQQEKSEEQSIYLSKCSNSLSDKY
- the SRB8 gene encoding subunit of activation mediator subcomplex of RNA polymerase II holoenzyme, whose translation is MSKARSRNSLLSSSNRAQFGNSTQDELLKLKFSMEKPDIGLYPLNDLDNGVDLNGDNSRSQHTAGSGVLSGNEVTYPDYKPWKDHTALPNDKKEQEHQKLNNAAYLNKGYFETPVVANEYYSARNLIQATVFSSTENCNEVLKELSQHLANAYKTRNEIINKIKYESNNFKIPPRVTLTASKKESWLKDLANPDLALSKIAEKIPHGIRNKILIDAVCNKSVPINRALWFTKCVLFGELVALRRKHQSRMSLNSPIPQSLDINTPEKFEIHWLQEWTQQVADYIYKFSKESSNFNTIERKQYYMNKMTYLLTYIQALYVEFLLDKSFFLALIIKFLKEGLPLDPLHVSELLSSTRSETDDLIQESWIEDLDLNYGQRLFALTLIKIFWNDILKFDYICKELSETLLLNYLFISKINAYSFKQSHVQNHKASIPEPLRQKILDMIGDTITYLFKFNTNVFIIPNYWMLINGVLFTILLNKNVTKTEGELDEISKQFDLIKYRNESLILNMRNVQPSITDRATPNSAGRRGSSIWNQSFVSAAESTATKIDIFDNEATFINRSSDDILKIISQLDSLKLNDELANFLKPVTSSSALTSTAIKGCPKWRTNLKVVLYWCITRHRNSRESSEDILIICNFLKRKVLQTLGPTRSSSQLKAEFESEILDIIYNIADTNSSKVVNYDLYVLINELYQLKVLTIASYLRKLIASGIFYVAPDAEDNILNDNSNSLVKTHLSILQNLPVINNRQCDSILKKWTSTGFNFKEKFEMGQEILKRELIDRIVNNTFDDQFESHIVYVKDLNVGLKFLLVNWVTNELKSAITESPKLIHINPLIISNLFNFYSICDNLTVFFKVLVKFILKNEGGMIIFYLESLYLIARLIIKHFKLVKFIAGNSYGSNSTAYELFKLIIQNYKDCKTREFDYFKFDQVWNFIDTAVESNYSSDKNTDSRSSGKRSGIFNKEQFDSPMKINTSENVIAKMEDRYTSADFRNDLDLLLESTFQPMDSNEVSEVVATLKLEFEENEMKSHRNVVPKVLDLLKSNLTEESEGLAAKLLINSQYLIKSDDVNAFDKLVQDYILELVKSDMEILLVAKFLKKLIVHEIIRINDLFAFFEPIAEDPAFRVKLKALMFDLVIGLSDEEREYLSNSQILQLEIMRQWYRERSTSSFLVLILKGIKTIEGSIFDCPLMEKYGSSIFRILNALIVANTKLLSDELISKISTEDSIRLLSTLNNENFTPINSLQDLERIASEVDEFNLPIFQLLLRVLTIKELSPLQENEIQERLKVLLESFLENLSFGFTPMNSYFGELFIYLPWEYVVSILGMLEDKFLCSTTFNFDQWDNDKSVLSLTNSVGNTNLLPVFNDYFKKFSSSSSNVVESSSSFFQALSKFLSKLLLIVNSDNCLEDTFEDTSSAISIFLRILIIHKLTLTRLIVTQDGEQFQFIKNLILLINSKFIAEGNEKLRILLYDLLLLMKSSVTEEVSKQTENELSEGTSPGFGMTAQSPPPVEDASKITEPLSSARPSSEAASFQTNPISTYDQVSSLFNLPEPTETNPFKDYITEDRVECALTLSEDELQSGGDIHGFNESNLVLISSSNDSTFSGAFALITNPHQRPKGQPFKLRSFEILEGTSTTSLNDGCINLQLFDSYTTKENPP